A stretch of DNA from Pygocentrus nattereri isolate fPygNat1 chromosome 14, fPygNat1.pri, whole genome shotgun sequence:
TGCATATAACCACATATTTGCAAGCAATGGTTAAAAATGCGATGTGGTATAATATGTTCAGCTAATAGGAGATGCTGAAGAAGTGGGCTATCACTGAAACTGAGGATTAACTTTGTTAAACTGGCTAATCTCCGCTGCAGTAGGTAATAGAAGCAATCGCTGTCTTCTACTCCTTCCCTCAATTCACCCTTCTAGATTCATGGGCCCCCGAGCCTCCTGGGCGACAGCCGTGATGACAATGATCATTATGTCGGCCAGAGGCTTGCGACGGTGGTGCTATTGTGAGATGTGCATTCACTCCAAGGTCATTTACACTTTCATTGGCAGCTATTTAGTCGCCATAAAAAAGCCTAAGACAGCAATTTGTGAATCCTGCTCAGCCAAGTAGAAGTGTGGAGCGGGAAGAAAAGAAGTTGTTTTAAAAGTCAATTAATTGTCCCCCTTCAGGGAGGGGCCCACTGACGGGGCCTTTAGTCTTCCATCCAGAGTTGCTCACATCTGTTTAGTCAGCTTCCCTAAACCATGACTTCAGAAGAATGGATCAATTCAGCTCTGAGCTTTCTCTATCTTAGACACATTTGTATATCATTTTCTGCTAGGTCTAATCTGTTCACAAAGGATCCGGCTCAAAAAGAGATGTAGGCGATAACAGAAAAAGGCCCAAGTTAGCGCTGAGGACAGAAAAGTCTGACTCCTTCTCTTGTCAAGGGAAAGCCCATTATGCAGAAGGGTATTTCAGAGCAGACATATCAAAGAAGACAAAAGACACTCGCTGCAGCAAGGGGttttagtggaattcccctttaacaccaAGCACTTAATGTAGTTACACGGTggtaaattttttttaaaaatctttttgctTTACAACTTACATCTTACGCGTccctctccaccatgaacgcATTTAAATACGTTTTACCCCAAAAGCTTATCTTAAACCTATCATGAAACAACATCTCAGACCATTGGCTATgtatctttttttgtttaaataacttTATGAGGTAGCTCCTAAAGGTTCTTCTCATCACCGCTGTgcacaactctctctctcaggaagTTTCCATAGAATTTttgtgtttcacatcaaaccactcgatTACACAGAATTACAGAATGAACTGGAATTCATGTTTAAAATGAGGTCTGATGTTCTGATGGACAGATTCGACATCTAAGGGCAAAAGAAATTGATCGTTTACATGTTATTGCTCATTTCCCGACAGTCACAGTCTGGAATATTGTTTTCTGTGAAAGTGAAAGTTTTACTGTTCTAAAAGAATTTAcaatattgagaaaaaaaataatatttaaaacacaaaatgtgcctgtacttttgcacaggcctccTTTTATATCATCCCCCCGTTAATCTAACAAATAAATGGTAATTGTCTCTTACAATGAACAGAAGTGTGcactctgtagagggtgtgttaacttattttcacctagaaaatcaacacaccGTATCTTTTGACCAGGGGCTCCCAGACATCTGCACATGATTGTGTCTAACTTTATGCCGTTCAGATAAAATGGGTCATGATGATTTTGTTcttccatttatttaaaaatgaatcatcagtttttcagatgtttacTACTGAGCAAAATGAAGCACAGCTTTATGACAAACACGCACAAAGGTAAAATCATGTGACATGCCGTTTTAATTAAAAGCTAATGGACATTAAAGAGCATTTTCAGTTTCAACTGACTGGAAAATCTCCATACACAAATGCTTTCATACCCTGTATAAAACCGTATATAAGTCAGTGTGTCTTCACATGTGATCACACTGTATGTTTTGGTGAACTACAAAGCTGGTTTAAAAATTGTATATAAACCTTCAAATTTCATATTCACACTCTCATACAAACCTTTTGATAAGCTGTACTTTACaagcataaaatggttcttcaagggtgaAGACAACTAAAAGAACCCATGGTTCTCTGCAAGGTTAAAAGTTTCTTCACTATGATGGAAAACCTGCTGTTTATgggttcttcaaagaaaaatCACCATGACTGAATTAACACCTACTGTTTAAACAAGATTAACAAAactgtaggtgttaattcaacactggaGGTGTCCTTTAACACTGAAGGTGCTAATTTAACACTTTGTGGTGTCTTTTAACAGTAGCACCCAGAGCAGTGGGTGGTGACGCAGAAAAAAAGTTGGAGTTGCAACGTTCTCATTTAGTACAATAGAGCACAAAAAACGAATAGATATCTATGATGTGATTCCTTTGGTTTGCATTGAGCATTAAATGTCTCTCCCTAAATTGGTCATAACAGTTCCCAAACTGTTATATTGCCACTGTAGTATCAAAAAATCttaattccatttttattttttcttgttgAGACACTGTTTGAAACGTCCAGCTGCACTTTGGACACTGATAAATAGCAAAGAAGTCGTCCAAAATAAAATCTCGTCTTATAAGCACacaaagttaagaacatttgtTCCTTCCTCTTTAAATAgggatttttttcccaaaatctCTACATAATTTCGTTGTTGAGATAAGTAAGCAAAGTAAACGAATAAGcgaagtcagtcagagtggcttgatgtgagatggttcagtgtagagaaagctattgactcagatttctctacaatggtggtgataggaaccagaggttgtgatgtctacaacacaaaaatgattattttatttattatccatgTTTTAGGCCacaaccttctcaaaactataataaaacaaCGAATCATGCATCAGGCAATGATAATCATTTCGCTTAATAACTTTCTGTTAGGAGGCTTTCAGCGGCACTAAActtcttcagacgtctggttcctatcaccactataGTAAACAATTCTCAAAAAGGGAGCATTTCATATGACATTACTCTGAATGATATCTCAATCTTTTctatatgcaaacatttggcggaagttaccatttcagagatgcaaggttttgttattACAGCGAGGATGTATACAACATAGCATGAATCTTATCAGTCGATTGGAAATTCACAGGTTATGTGCTGTGCTGCCCTGGCTAAATAATACAACTCCTCAAAGTCTTTGAATCTGGGAGCACAGCTGAGCCAAGCCTCACCAAAGTGCTCAGCTCCAGTGAAGAGGAATTGGCCAGCTCCGGCTTTAACGTGGCACTGCAGGGGGGTATGGATGTGACCGTGCCAGTGGCCAGACATGATCggctctctctcaaagatgccGCTGCGCTGTCGGTATACTCGGGCCTCCTCCACCTCGATCACAGATGTCTGCCGCTCAGGATGATGGGATACACTACGTATGGAGCCACGGACCACTGATAGAACAGAAAAAGTGTCCAATGATTCAAACAAAGTCCttattacagtctgtaatgCACTGCCGGGCAACAAGATACATCGATACAGTTAGAGAAAGCTTAAACAACCCATTAAGAATCCTAAAGACTATAAAGACAGTGGTGTAACTATGGGCCCCGGTGCACCCACTAGAACCTAAATATGAATGTTCGACTACTTATTTGTGGATCACAATAATTAAACACCATATTTAGCTATCTGACAATACACAGGCCAAATGTGATTATGCAGATTCCTGAGAACCCTAGCTGTGCaacatacatatattttgattaaataaatattttgatatatGATTTGAATATTGGGATTATTTTGATCTTTTAACAATGTGAACTGACAAATAATGAACACATCAAGTTGAAGCAAATTACTTTGcttcattttcatattcattCTAACTGACCAACTTAGTTCTCAGGGAGGCTGTAAGTTGTCAGGCATTCATCTTTGGCAGCTGTGAATTCTCTTGGAAGAAACTGTAAGCACAATTTGCTAAAATTAGGCATGTAAAAATTGGGGGCTGATACAAAAACAGCACATAATGCGTTAAGTTTATTTAGATTAATGTGTTGTGGACGCCGAGCCTCCCCTGACAGACTCCCACATTGTTCCATGGTGAATTATGAGCAAATAACCTTCTGTAATATGATGATCCTGGGTTCCCTCAGCAATAGTAGTCCTGAACAAATCAACGTCACTGTAATGTAATCCCAAAACCTGGTAATGATCATGGCTGTGTGctgtattgttattgttattgagttgAGTGTGGCGCTTGCTGGCGTGAATAACAGGGTTATGAAGTTTCAATCTGGGTTAACTGCAGATACTATATCCTTTATCAAGTGAACAGTCAAATCCCTTACAAATGACCCCTTGTAAAAGAACCTTGAATAGGGCTTATATTACAACCAATCCTCATCCAGTATTACCCACgccctgcatattttaatgtttttcctaTGGTAAGGCATTCATTTCACCTCACCATGGGCTTCCACGAGCGAATGAGAATGATGCGTTTTCTCCTTTTGAATAAATCCTGCTGAGGATAAGGGTCCTTTTCTACCACTCTCCCTCCAAAACTTCTCCCATCCCCCCACACACTGCATCACAGCAAGGCAAGTAAAAGCCTTTTTCACTCCTTGCCAGCATTTACACTTTCATTAGCCAGCTATTTTCCCTCATCAAAAAGTGTCCGATGGCGATTTGTGAGATTGGGGTGCTAGGGTCAGCCTATAAATGGAGGGAGTTCAAAGCAGCCGTTGCTTCTGCTCTGTCGCTGGCCTTAAAGCCATGTGCCTCCCATTGTGTGTGCCAGAGCCCCCACATCTGCCAGGCCCTCAGCAGAGGCTGAGCAGCAGCTTGCTGGGAACAGATCAGGCCCTCGCCCTGCACGCAGCTATTCAGGGAATAAATTAACCTCAGCGTccaagagagagactgactacTCTGATAAATAGGGCTGATTCTTAACGCTCGAGAACGGTCAGTTTCTGTGTTATTATTGGTATTATCTTTCATGATTCATGATGCTGAGTTTGCAAAACCTACTCTTTTTttatagcacacacacacactggcacacAAACGCATATGCGCACACCCACACAAAAGAGTAGAGTGATCTGAAGTGATCGAATAGGGGTCATCTTTGAGAGTACCTCATTTATCAGAAGGTAATCCCAGCTTGCTATTTGCAGAGGGttctattgtatttttatttcagaaaaaaaggtgatGGAAACATTCACAATAATTTTATACGATTATTGATATGTATCATAAAATGAGctttttctgatttttgcaACAAAATTGaaacagatgtttaaaaactatgAGTACAGTGAATGTACTGTGTTTTCCATTTAAGaaaaagtaaattaatgaactaAGAAAATGGCATCCAGTCTTATCGAAATGAAGACGACatacagaaatatttggacTTTATTTGGACCACTGGATAAAGGTACCATTGCTAAACTGTAATGAGAGGAATGTTTAgtttacttcataaaatatttCCCAAAATGATGATTGTTTGAgtgaaaaacacttttagcaCAAGTTCAAACTGCTGATAGACTCAGCCAGGATTTTAATTCCACCAAACTGCATTAAGAGGACTGTTAAGGACAAAGCCTGAAGCCGTTTTTTCTTACAATGGTGTTGGTGAGCTTGTGTTTACTGATGATATCGTGAACTCAGAAGTAAACAAAGGCATTCTGAATGCAAACCTGCAAAAGTCTGCAAAGCAGTTACTCAAACAATAACAATTTGAATCACACCAGCAGCCCTTTAAAAGAAAACTCagccaaagagaaaaaaagcagtcTTGGAATGGTCTGTTTAACCCTTTATGTCCTCTccaagaaaaaatgttttttatttgtttgggtCAATAATTGGGTGGTTCTTTTATTTCGTTTTTCTTTACCcgacaatttttttaaatattcacgTCTAGCAAACGGTTGAGATGGCACTTTATGGCATATATAGTGACTCAAATGGGGCTCTACCAAATGCTTGAGCAGAACATTaaaggattaaaataaatgccacttggtctgacattttgtttcttaaCTCAATGAACTTTAATGCATGTTAGGTACCGCACAAATGTCCAAAACCCTTTTGAAGCgactgtgtgcagtgtgaacctattaaaacactgaacaacGTCAATGGCACTCACCAAAGTCACTGGTGCAGATGGCCTGGAGGATCTCAGAGTCACTGCATGGTCGGCAGGCAGCTGGGAGAGGAAACAGATAGACAAATTGGACAAATCAGCAGAAGAAATCGTGgtcacacaaaacacactttgttgggagctgcggttcatggCAAGACAGCAGACTAATTAACTTTTAACCGCACTTTAGTAGAGTGGTCATCATCTGCTATGAAAGAATCCAAGGAGCCTTGAGGGGAATGTGAAGCATGTGGCGTATAATCCCAAATGTCAACCTCTGTCCATCTGTGAAGAAAAAGAGCTGGTCTTGAATTTAGCTTATCCTCTTATTGTATAGAGTTAATTGAATTGCCACTGAGGAAGGAGGCATGTGGGTGAAATTTGAATTCTTCTCTATCAGCGTTGAGAGAGCGGGGTCAGGCAAACACGGCCTCCTGTCTCAGCTTTTGTCGTACGCTCATATACTAAGAATGATTAGGAATCCCTGGAATTTAAGAAGCGTTTGACATCTTTATGCAGGGGCGAGACTGCTGACCTTACTTTTTGACAGGGCAGATGGCATTTTGAAtcagtaaaatgattaaaaacagcCTATAAAACTGTGCTTTTGTTCTTTGTCAAGCATCTCCACTTGAGCTGGGCCTGATGAGAGAAAATTTGCGATCCTTTTACTAACCTTTACAGCTAACAGTGCTGAGTAAACTCCAGAAGTGTTGTGCGTTAATGTACACTATAAGCCCAAATGTGTCCTTCTACATAGTGAATTCAATCAGTTGAAGGAGCACTGGTgcttgtataatctctataGAAGACGTTTGCCAATAACACAGTTGCACATGAGTCTTAGGTCACTATTCCCAGTGCCAAGTGTTGGGTAGAgtggtaaaaacaaaaacaaaaacaaaaacattattgGATTGTGCAGCAGTCGAATTGTTGTGTGTTCTCTGGAGGGacggagctccatccagtagcTTTGAGATGGATTAGATCAGCATctatgatccagaactaattatCCAACATTGGTACCTGACCTTCGTAATGCTCAAGGTTGTGATGTAGTGGACTGTAAGcattcaaaatacaaaaaatgaagTATCTCAATGCAGCCCAACATAATATATTTTGTAAAGACTGTATTAAGAATAAGGTCATCTTTTATTTTTGGAGGATATTTTTAGCATAcgaaaattaaaaaatatataccatTTTTTAAAGAGACATCATCAACGCATGCTTGACAATTATCCTAAAACCACCCGACATGTAAAGAAGGACTCCAAAGAGCTTGAATTTCCTGgtaaagcctgagcagactaGCAAATTAATAGGCCTCATCCACCAATCGTtcttaagaaaaataaatcttCTTATAatccacttatgcagttttcacaaagattctgacattcacattcatgttttgttatttgtgATTTGTTCTTAGGCAACACAAGAATCTACACACaatcaagagcacaaaggcgCGGACAATTCTATGGTTTAAGAACGTTGTGTATCTGACGAAGTTTTTTTCTTAGGACCCTTCTCAAGAAACAACTTGAGAAAAACTTTGGAAGATGTTGGTGAACGACGCCCATTGCTATTAATCACAGTTATTAACTTCTTTTGAGAGATGAAACAGGAGAAGGTGGAAGACGTGTTCAGGATCAATAAGCTTAGTGTTGGTGTTGTACTGGACTCCATGGCAAGGTACACACATTCAGTTAACTGAAATCACATAGCTAGTCGAATTTTTATTGGGATATGGTCAATTATTTGCTTAATTACTGAGATGGCAGTAGGGTTATGGGACCAAGAGTGGACTGAAGCAGACGATGAGCCTAAAAGAACGCAATGAATTGTAAAACCTCGTTTAAGTAACCAAATCTTTCAAGAAACACATTAACATCAGAATTAtatgaagaaaactgccaagCAGTATCAGTAAGGCATTTCCAATTTCCCATGAAGgtgtattaaaaatgtgttctgaATATGTTTCTTTTGTACATATTGTAACGGAATATGTTACGGAATACATTTAAGACAATGTAGTTTGTATCCAACCAGGcctactttttcaaagtattctgcCCTGTTGGTGGCTGAATTCAGCCAAGTGCTCACAGCAACGTTCCATactgtaaagcctttccagaagagtagaggctgttgtAGCAAAAGGGGACACTCCCTTTAATTCCCTTGACTTCAGAAGAAACCTTAGATGTCTACAAACATATGACTTCTGTTAGACTTAACCAAAGACTGCAGTGTGACAATGAAGGaattccttgtttctacactcttggtctattttatcagctccacttaccaagTAGGTGCATTCGGTAGTTCTGTagttaccagtggtggacagtaactaagtaaatgtaattcattactgtatttaagtattttttgtgtatctgtactttacttaagtttttccattttgggtgactttttgctttcactccactacatttcaaagtcaaatatcttactttttactccactacatttgagaaatctgtcgttccttttggttttttgtgtacaaaaacgtaacatgtcaaaacaaaagaagcgcaaagcaagaccaccaatgatggaactaacctaacctgtaaatagaccacaatatagaaatatgtccacatatgcagtcgtgactggtgtgtttctttttttctgaattcatacaaacactttcattttatagtaaattagtttaggttagtttatgtttatgaacagagacctacagatcaacacagtaaaggaaaactttgtgatcctgagtttaaagccagtttttattcaacttgtaactaagttacaaagtgatcttaaactgaaactttgcttgtgtgtaaaaagtgatttcagagccactcggttctccctgatggaaactgtttaccttcagtgttttgttcttaggatcattttaatagacatcagcgtcactaattaatgacgttctattaaaaggctggtttaccaagagagatgctggaggactttcacctgaaatgagttcatgaagccagtctggttataaaaatgataacaggacatcagagccagaattactcttttagtacttttacttttgatacttaagtacatttgaaggtaaatacttcagtacttttactcaagttgaggtccaAAGGGAGAAACTTCTACTtatactggagtaatattttaccttggctgtctctactttaactcaagtacatgatttgtgtacttcatccacctctgatAGTTacggactgtagtccatctgtttctctgcatactacTTTAACCCCCTATTACCCATTCctcagcggtcaggacccccacaggaccaccccaGGGCAGGTATTACTTGGGCAGTGGACCAACTACACAGTGCACCAGGTGTACCTGATTAAGTGAGTGGAGAAACCAGTGTGTGGCTGTAATGTTATGGCAGGTCGGTGTCCACCTGTGTTCTTCACCTTTGCTCCCGATGCTCTTTTCCTGCAGCAGCTCGTACCGGAAGCTCACGGCTCGCCGCCGGAAATCGCTCTGCGGGTTGGCTTGAAGGAAGATGGCAGCTCCCCGAGCTCCGTCCGTCCGGACACAGTGCACCTGCTCGGACAGCTCTCCGTCCTCCACGAGCAGCTGCAGCTCCCCGGCGCGCTCCGCGTACACAGCGGCGCCGCGCGACGCGCGCgaggctttaatgcagagcgCGGCGGGGCGCGCGGAGGCCACGTTGGGCTTCAGCAGGAGCCGCAGCGCGAGACGCGGGAAGAGCCAGCGGACCGAGCCGGTGGAGCAGCGCAGACTGACCTGCTGGACCGGCCCTGAGAGAGGATCCCGCGCTAAGCCGCTGACCGCACATGCGCACAGACACGAAGACAGAGACGGGGATGAATGCATGAACACAGCGCCGGCGGGCCAGCGGCCTCTTACCTTTCCCGCGTTACTCTGCTGGACCAGAGCAGCAACTGCGAGATATTCTGCGCGCGCTGTTTACTGAAGATTTAAtgtgtaaatattatataaacatAGATTTATCTGTTGTGACCAAAACACCAGGATCAACTCCTAATACACGCTAATGGAGGTGACTAATAAACCCTGTTCTGattaatgagtgagtgaaatgaATAcacaaacaagtaaataaatgaatagtgAGTAATTCAGAGAATAGAtagaatagatagatagatagatagatagatagatagatagatagatagatagaacagatagatagatagatagatagatagatagatagatagatagatagatagatagaacagatagatagatagaacagatag
This window harbors:
- the LOC108432168 gene encoding meteorin-like protein; the protein is MSPKGGGLLQFIQTACFLSCCSADVCSFSGSGLARDPLSGPVQQVSLRCSTGSVRWLFPRLALRLLLKPNVASARPAALCIKASRASRGAAVYAERAGELQLLVEDGELSEQVHCVRTDGARGAAIFLQANPQSDFRRRAVSFRYELLQEKSIGSKAACRPCSDSEILQAICTSDFVVRGSIRSVSHHPERQTSVIEVEEARVYRQRSGIFEREPIMSGHWHGHIHTPLQCHVKAGAGQFLFTGAEHFGEAWLSCAPRFKDFEELYYLARAAQHITCEFPID